From Rhodothermia bacterium, the proteins below share one genomic window:
- a CDS encoding patatin-like phospholipase family protein produces the protein MTPPKNIIGLALGGGGMKGLAHLGALSVLEKQGIKPDLVAGCSIGALVGVFYASGMPLADIREVFLKQDLLDLMRIRLDGKGLIDVDALGDFLRFTLPYGRFEDLPTPFFAVCTDIENGEEVVLRSGQLAPAVLASTAVPGVFAPVQIGDRWLIDGGLFNNLPVQVLRDQGATHTIAVRLFNRNHWSLANNAEENGDKGEISWTEALKHRLLRQTPLSLRVLERSIELMIQQIENLHLQLHPPDVLIEPDVHDISILGFTEDRDPIFERGVLAANKHLVHFQA, from the coding sequence ATGACGCCTCCCAAAAACATCATCGGTCTGGCACTTGGTGGCGGTGGGATGAAAGGTCTTGCACATCTGGGCGCCCTCTCGGTCTTGGAAAAACAAGGCATCAAGCCAGATTTGGTGGCGGGTTGCAGCATTGGGGCTTTGGTTGGGGTCTTCTATGCCTCTGGAATGCCCTTGGCAGACATACGAGAGGTTTTTTTAAAGCAAGACCTCTTAGACCTGATGCGTATCCGTTTAGATGGCAAAGGGCTGATTGATGTGGATGCTCTTGGTGATTTCCTGCGTTTTACGCTCCCCTATGGTCGTTTCGAGGATTTACCTACCCCGTTTTTTGCCGTTTGTACTGACATCGAAAATGGCGAAGAAGTGGTGCTACGTTCTGGTCAACTTGCCCCTGCCGTCTTGGCCTCTACGGCAGTTCCGGGAGTCTTTGCACCCGTACAAATTGGCGATCGGTGGTTGATTGATGGTGGCCTATTTAACAATCTTCCCGTCCAAGTTCTTCGCGACCAAGGCGCAACACATACCATTGCCGTCCGGCTGTTTAACCGTAACCATTGGAGTTTGGCCAATAACGCCGAAGAAAACGGAGACAAGGGGGAAATTTCGTGGACGGAAGCCTTAAAACACCGCCTGTTACGTCAAACGCCATTAAGCCTACGGGTGTTGGAACGGTCAATTGAGCTGATGATACAGCAAATTGAAAACCTACATTTGCAACTCCATCCACCCGATGTACTGATCGAGCCAGATGTTCACGACATTAGTATCCTTGGCTTTACAGAAGACCGAGACCCCATTTTTGAAAGAGGCGTTTTGGCGGCAAACAAGCATCTTGTGCATTTTCAGGCTTGA
- a CDS encoding amino acid permease, with product MSQEFKKSLTLFSLTMIAIGAAIGSGIFRAAGTKVGAFLPDHTLIIGVWLLGGLVTLTGALTFAELGTLFTKRGGMYVYIREAFGDLAGFLYGWSLLVVTNTGSIAGLVVVFTDFLKYVVPIPQEILFTLGPINVTIPLIIQITTLILLTLINVFGVDLSKLFTNVFTTTKLFGIVAVIVIGLFFVPDPNLTNTMVDQIRASGAVQPSMPMGFGIVTAMLTGLVGVLWSYGGWQHTTFVVGEAQDPSRTVPRAMIIGAIVITTVYLLINVAYLKVLPMEVVTQSKQIAADMVSVVFPGAAKWISLLICISVLGTTGIYILSCPRIYFAMADDKLFFKKLAEIHPKYKTPANAIVIQSIWAIVLLLFWGAFENLIDYVTFVDWIFYGLTGLSVFVFRKKLADAARPYKVPLYPLIPAFFCIVAFAFVLNSLIVNPAKKFAEAATHFGNGELGSGLVSLLNTEPVAGLILLSIGTMVYYKVWRKQTN from the coding sequence ATGTCCCAAGAGTTTAAAAAAAGCCTTACGCTCTTTAGTCTTACCATGATTGCGATTGGCGCCGCCATCGGAAGTGGTATTTTTCGCGCAGCCGGAACTAAAGTAGGTGCCTTTTTACCTGATCATACCCTGATTATTGGGGTTTGGTTATTAGGTGGATTGGTCACACTGACTGGCGCACTAACCTTTGCTGAACTGGGGACATTGTTCACCAAGCGAGGTGGAATGTATGTGTATATCCGGGAGGCATTTGGTGACCTTGCCGGATTTCTGTATGGCTGGTCTTTGTTGGTCGTCACCAATACGGGTTCTATTGCCGGATTGGTCGTTGTTTTTACGGACTTCCTCAAGTACGTTGTTCCAATCCCACAAGAAATACTGTTTACCCTTGGCCCCATCAACGTCACGATTCCGCTAATCATCCAGATCACCACCTTAATTCTACTCACCCTAATCAATGTTTTTGGGGTGGATTTATCCAAACTTTTCACCAATGTTTTCACAACCACCAAATTATTTGGAATTGTAGCGGTGATTGTGATCGGGCTTTTCTTTGTGCCAGACCCCAATTTGACCAATACAATGGTGGATCAAATTCGGGCTTCGGGCGCGGTACAGCCTTCTATGCCGATGGGCTTTGGTATTGTAACCGCAATGCTAACCGGATTGGTCGGGGTTTTATGGTCGTATGGCGGTTGGCAACATACCACTTTTGTGGTTGGCGAGGCCCAAGACCCTTCCAGAACCGTTCCGCGTGCCATGATTATTGGCGCTATTGTGATTACAACGGTTTATTTGCTCATTAATGTGGCATATCTAAAGGTTTTACCAATGGAGGTGGTCACGCAATCCAAACAAATTGCTGCCGATATGGTTTCGGTGGTTTTCCCCGGCGCCGCCAAGTGGATTTCGCTGCTTATTTGTATTTCGGTCTTAGGAACCACGGGGATTTACATCCTCTCCTGCCCCCGCATCTATTTTGCAATGGCCGATGACAAATTGTTCTTTAAAAAACTGGCCGAAATCCATCCGAAGTACAAAACGCCCGCAAACGCCATCGTCATTCAATCCATTTGGGCCATTGTCCTTCTGCTCTTCTGGGGTGCTTTTGAAAACCTCATTGATTATGTGACGTTTGTAGATTGGATTTTCTATGGCCTAACGGGGTTGTCGGTCTTTGTCTTCCGGAAAAAACTGGCCGATGCCGCACGACCCTATAAAGTGCCACTTTACCCTTTGATTCCCGCGTTCTTTTGTATCGTGGCTTTTGCCTTTGTCCTCAACTCGCTCATTGTAAATCCTGCCAAAAAATTTGCCGAAGCTGCCACACATTTTGGAAATGGTGAACTTGGGAGCGGCTTGGTTAGTTTACTCAATACCGAACCCGTTGCGGGCCTTATCTTGCTCTCAATCGGTACAATGGTGTATTACAAAGTTTGGCGCAAACAAACCAATTGA